Proteins encoded by one window of Salicibibacter halophilus:
- a CDS encoding sirohydrochlorin chelatase: MQAILYVGHGSRVKQGTEQFEMFINRVKGKYEETKIQEIAFIELSSPTIMEGISSCVQRGATKIAVVPVLLLTAYHANVDIPREIKKAKEMHPNVTFSYGRAFGIEDDVIDVAVGRLLDAGLPELKKSHEREDCTVLVVGRGSSDGNQPSDVAKIARLIYERVACNNVETSFLAATTPTVEQGLTKVEKLEAPRVYVLPYLLFTGVLMEELDAMLRAREGRTNTNYTLCDFLGSDDGLSGVLARRTEEALNDEARVYT, translated from the coding sequence TTGCAGGCAATTTTATACGTGGGACACGGCAGTCGTGTGAAACAAGGAACTGAGCAGTTTGAAATGTTTATTAACCGAGTTAAAGGAAAATATGAGGAAACCAAGATCCAGGAGATCGCCTTTATTGAGCTTTCGTCTCCGACGATTATGGAAGGGATCTCGTCCTGCGTTCAACGAGGTGCAACGAAGATTGCAGTCGTTCCAGTTTTACTCCTAACCGCCTATCACGCAAATGTGGACATCCCCCGCGAGATAAAAAAAGCAAAAGAAATGCACCCTAATGTTACGTTTTCTTATGGGAGGGCTTTTGGTATTGAAGATGACGTTATCGATGTGGCAGTCGGACGATTGTTGGATGCCGGACTGCCGGAATTGAAAAAAAGCCATGAACGTGAAGATTGTACGGTATTGGTGGTAGGCAGGGGGTCAAGTGACGGAAATCAACCGAGTGACGTCGCGAAAATCGCGCGCCTGATCTATGAAAGAGTTGCCTGCAATAACGTGGAAACGTCCTTTTTGGCCGCCACGACCCCAACGGTCGAGCAGGGCCTAACGAAAGTGGAAAAATTGGAAGCACCGCGTGTGTATGTGTTGCCTTATTTATTGTTTACTGGAGTGCTGATGGAAGAATTGGACGCGATGCTTCGTGCGCGCGAAGGACGAACGAACACAAACTATACCCTTTGTGACTTTCTCGGCTCCGATGATGGATTGAGCGGAGTTTTGGCCAGACGAACAGAAGAAGCATTAAATGATGAAGCGCGTGTATATACATGA
- a CDS encoding DoxX family protein, with protein MKFHIGLFLLRITVGFTFLLHGLDKFVPGIEETIEYFSSLGLPGFTAYLVAFVEIVGGLLMILGAATRVVAVLFTFIMLGAIFFANLPEGFLGGYELDLILLVVSIHLLLSGSRFLALDSIFSKRRRR; from the coding sequence ATGAAATTTCACATCGGTTTATTTTTATTACGTATTACAGTGGGCTTCACTTTTTTACTTCATGGGCTGGATAAATTCGTGCCGGGTATCGAAGAAACCATCGAATATTTTTCCAGTCTGGGGCTTCCAGGATTTACCGCTTACCTTGTCGCTTTTGTTGAAATAGTAGGCGGTCTGTTAATGATTTTGGGAGCTGCAACACGAGTAGTCGCTGTCCTATTCACCTTCATTATGCTTGGAGCCATCTTTTTCGCCAATTTACCGGAAGGATTTTTAGGCGGATATGAACTTGATCTCATTTTACTGGTGGTTTCCATACACCTGCTTCTTAGTGGAAGCCGTTTTTTAGCTTTGGATTCCATTTTTTCGAAGAGAAGACGGAGATAG
- the fdhD gene encoding formate dehydrogenase accessory sulfurtransferase FdhD codes for MTGKTQISHPILRYENGSAEWKEDIVAAEYPVTIKINGEEFVTMVCTPDYIEDMAIGYLASEGVIARFNEVKELRADDNNGYVHVTLTKKIDHLHQQMQNKRYITSCCGMSRQSFVFAADVKTTKTMRTREVAVSPDDCFRLMEEMQQSAETFQETGGVHNAALCTLDRIVLMRVDIGRHNALDKIYGYCLKHGISLQDKIIVFSGRLSSEILLKVAKIGCEVVLSKSAPTERALELAEDLEITSIGFIRSGSLNVYTVPERVALP; via the coding sequence ATGACAGGGAAGACGCAAATTTCTCATCCTATCTTGCGTTATGAAAATGGAAGTGCTGAATGGAAAGAAGACATCGTTGCCGCCGAATATCCCGTAACGATAAAAATAAACGGGGAAGAGTTTGTGACGATGGTATGTACCCCTGACTATATCGAGGATATGGCGATCGGATACCTAGCCTCGGAAGGGGTCATTGCTCGTTTTAACGAGGTAAAAGAACTGCGAGCCGACGATAATAACGGTTATGTTCATGTGACATTGACGAAAAAAATCGATCACCTGCACCAACAAATGCAAAACAAACGCTACATTACGTCTTGTTGCGGGATGAGCCGTCAAAGCTTCGTCTTTGCCGCTGATGTGAAAACAACGAAGACAATGCGAACGAGGGAAGTGGCTGTCTCTCCGGACGATTGTTTTCGTCTCATGGAAGAAATGCAACAATCAGCGGAAACGTTCCAAGAAACCGGCGGCGTCCATAATGCCGCCTTATGCACGCTCGATCGTATTGTTTTGATGCGCGTGGATATCGGCAGGCATAACGCTCTCGATAAAATCTACGGGTACTGCTTGAAACACGGCATCTCTTTGCAAGATAAGATTATCGTTTTCAGCGGCCGGCTTTCGTCGGAAATTCTTTTGAAAGTGGCGAAGATCGGCTGCGAAGTTGTTCTTTCCAAGTCGGCCCCGACTGAACGCGCTCTGGAACTGGCCGAAGATTTGGAGATTACAAGCATCGGTTTTATTCGGAGCGGTTCGTTGAACGTGTATACGGTGCCGGAACGCGTGGCGCTGCCATGA
- a CDS encoding RpnC/YadD family protein: MLKLMETTVVREKPTVYPRHDQLFKQLLHTFFAEFLEVFFPEVHKEIDVNEIRPVSEEMYTDLFEGERRQVDVVIETTLKGDDTVIIIHVEPQSYVEANFHERMYHYFNLLYWKYRKPILPIAVFSYGKNYEEQDHFSISFPFFRVLSFQFLMLELRKKNWREYLETNNPVAAALLSKMGYAEKEKVQVKKEFLRMIMNMKLDAAKSAFIIGFFERYLTLNKREEEELMTEIEQLPNEETEHLMQLSNSWIEKGMEKGMEKGMEKGREEEKKNIVVEMLKQGLAIDLISEVTKLDREAIEDIKRAL; the protein is encoded by the coding sequence GTGTTAAAATTGATGGAAACGACCGTTGTGCGTGAAAAGCCAACAGTATACCCACGCCATGATCAATTATTCAAACAGTTGCTTCACACATTTTTCGCTGAGTTTTTGGAAGTATTTTTTCCGGAGGTTCATAAGGAGATCGATGTTAATGAAATACGGCCAGTGTCAGAAGAAATGTATACCGATCTGTTTGAAGGTGAACGTAGGCAAGTGGATGTTGTTATTGAAACGACGCTAAAAGGGGACGACACAGTTATTATCATCCATGTTGAGCCTCAGAGCTATGTGGAAGCTAACTTCCATGAAAGGATGTATCATTATTTTAACTTGCTGTATTGGAAATATCGGAAGCCGATTTTGCCGATCGCGGTTTTTAGCTATGGTAAAAATTATGAAGAACAGGATCATTTCAGCATTTCATTCCCATTCTTTCGTGTGTTGTCCTTCCAATTTTTGATGTTGGAATTGCGAAAAAAGAATTGGCGAGAATATTTGGAAACGAACAATCCCGTAGCTGCAGCGCTGCTCAGCAAAATGGGCTATGCCGAGAAAGAAAAAGTACAAGTAAAAAAAGAATTCCTGCGGATGATCATGAACATGAAGTTAGATGCAGCGAAAAGCGCTTTCATCATTGGTTTTTTTGAAAGGTATTTAACGCTAAACAAAAGGGAGGAGGAAGAGCTGATGACGGAAATCGAGCAATTGCCAAATGAAGAAACAGAACACCTAATGCAGTTGTCCAACTCATGGATAGAAAAAGGCATGGAAAAAGGCATGGAAAAAGGTATGGAAAAAGGCAGGGAAGAAGAAAAGAAAAACATCGTCGTGGAGATGCTGAAACAAGGCCTAGCCATAGACCTCATATCGGAAGTAACGAAACTGGATCGGGAAGCAATTGAAGACATAAAAAGGGCTTTGTAA
- the tenA gene encoding thiaminase II, with the protein MPFSERIRKSADPIWKASHEHPFVQGIGHGTLDIESFKFFMAQDYKYLIEYSRVMAMGTALAPDLETMSGFAEALDDTLNMEMDLHRSYAERLGISREELEATVPGPVTLAYSSYMMAEAQKGSIAELIAAILPCAWSYYEIGLELAKIPGATEHEQYGEWVRMYASDEFGEIGYWLIRKLDELAEGKTEAELDRLEEIFLNTSRYEYMFWDMAYKREKWPV; encoded by the coding sequence ATGCCATTCAGTGAACGCATTCGAAAAAGCGCAGACCCAATCTGGAAAGCAAGCCATGAACACCCCTTTGTGCAAGGCATCGGGCATGGCACACTCGACATTGAATCTTTTAAATTTTTCATGGCTCAAGATTATAAATATTTAATCGAATATTCTCGCGTCATGGCTATGGGTACTGCCCTCGCGCCTGATTTAGAAACGATGTCCGGATTCGCGGAAGCCCTCGATGATACCTTAAATATGGAAATGGATCTTCATCGTTCCTATGCCGAACGTCTGGGCATTTCGCGCGAAGAACTTGAGGCAACAGTTCCCGGGCCTGTCACTCTTGCATACAGCAGTTACATGATGGCCGAAGCGCAAAAAGGTTCCATAGCGGAACTGATCGCAGCTATCCTGCCTTGCGCCTGGAGCTATTATGAAATTGGCCTTGAACTCGCGAAAATCCCAGGCGCCACCGAACACGAACAATACGGCGAATGGGTGCGGATGTATGCTTCCGATGAATTTGGAGAAATTGGCTACTGGCTGATCAGGAAGCTTGATGAACTCGCTGAAGGAAAAACGGAGGCAGAACTGGATCGGCTGGAGGAAATCTTTTTAAACACGAGCCGCTATGAATATATGTTTTGGGATATGGCTTATAAACGGGAAAAGTGGCCGGTGTAG
- the fdhF gene encoding formate dehydrogenase subunit alpha, translating to MFMPEIKVNGKHISAKENQSVLDVLTEHDIEVPSLCYHPSLGAIETCDTCIVSVNGDLVRSCSAKVKDGDAIATNEEAHEAQLIAMDRLLGNHELYCTVCDYNNGNCEIHNAVKELRMNHQETPFSYKPYEVDRNAFYRYDPDQCILCGRCVEACQDVQVTETLTIDWERERPRVIWDKDSPIEDSSCVNCGHCSTVCPCNAMMEVGMEGEAGFLTGIKDSSMRPMINITKNVETGYEQLMTISDMEASMREDRIEKTKTVCTYCGVGCAFDVWTKDRKILKVEPQTEAPANGISTCVKGKFGWDYVNSEERLTKPLIREGDAFREAEWEEAYDLIVNKFKEEKEKNGPDSLAFITSSKCTNEDSYAMQKLSRAVVGTNNVDNCSRYCQSPATMGLWRTVGYGGDSGSITDIEKAELVIITGSNTAEAHPVLATRVKRAQKLHGQKVIVADMRKHEMAARADQFVQPAGGSDLVWISAVTKYIIDQGWHDQAFLNEHVNGLEDYIKSLEPYTLEYAEEVTGLTKEEMIDIATSIHNAETTCFLWAMGITQHGGGSDTSTAISNLMLVSGNYMKPGAGTYPLRGHNNVQGASDFGSMPDRFPGYEYVTDKDARERYEKGWGVDLPAQPGLNNHEMVDAIHDGNLNVLYLKGEDMGIVDSNANYVQSALEKLDFFVVQDLFLSRTAEFADVVLPASPSFEKEGTFTNTERRFQRLYQVFEPLGESKPDWEIIMEIANRMGADWKFEHPSEIMDEAASLAPLFAGVRYDRLEGYNSQQWPVAEDGTDTPLLFEKEFPFPDGKARLYPVEWTKPLEFGDEYDLHVNNGRLLEHFHEGNMTYKSEGITKKTPSVFLEVSPELAKERGLEDGTVVRLTSPYGNVKVSCIVTDRVKGKEIYLPMNDAGEGAINYLTSSHADKDTDTPAYKEVSAKMEVLQPKGDSPLPNINHRNGNPQPQIGVDVEQKWKRKDYTFPGDLVKERRSQFNG from the coding sequence ATGTTCATGCCTGAAATAAAGGTGAATGGGAAGCACATAAGCGCAAAGGAAAATCAAAGCGTGCTTGATGTATTGACGGAACATGACATTGAAGTGCCAAGCCTGTGTTACCACCCGAGCCTGGGTGCCATTGAAACGTGTGATACTTGTATCGTCAGTGTGAATGGCGACTTAGTGCGATCGTGCTCTGCAAAAGTAAAGGACGGAGACGCTATTGCCACGAACGAAGAGGCACATGAAGCGCAACTGATAGCGATGGACCGTCTTCTCGGCAACCATGAACTATATTGTACGGTATGTGATTACAACAATGGCAACTGCGAGATACATAATGCGGTAAAAGAATTGAGAATGAACCATCAAGAAACACCTTTCAGCTATAAACCGTATGAAGTGGACCGCAATGCTTTTTATCGCTATGATCCGGATCAGTGCATTCTTTGCGGGCGGTGTGTGGAAGCGTGCCAGGATGTGCAAGTCACGGAAACGTTAACGATTGATTGGGAGCGGGAACGTCCGCGTGTCATTTGGGACAAGGATTCCCCGATTGAAGACTCTTCGTGTGTGAATTGCGGCCATTGCTCCACCGTCTGTCCATGTAATGCGATGATGGAAGTCGGCATGGAAGGGGAGGCCGGATTTTTAACCGGGATTAAAGATTCCTCGATGCGTCCGATGATTAATATAACGAAAAATGTAGAAACGGGTTATGAGCAACTCATGACCATTTCCGACATGGAAGCTTCGATGCGGGAAGATCGCATTGAAAAAACGAAAACAGTATGTACGTACTGCGGTGTCGGATGTGCTTTTGATGTTTGGACAAAGGATCGCAAAATCCTTAAAGTCGAGCCGCAAACGGAAGCGCCGGCAAATGGCATTTCCACGTGCGTGAAAGGAAAATTCGGCTGGGACTACGTCAATAGCGAAGAACGCCTGACGAAACCGCTTATCCGCGAAGGCGATGCGTTTCGCGAGGCGGAATGGGAAGAAGCATACGACTTGATCGTGAATAAATTCAAGGAAGAGAAAGAGAAAAACGGGCCCGACTCGCTCGCGTTTATTACATCTTCCAAATGTACAAATGAAGATTCGTATGCCATGCAAAAACTCAGCCGCGCGGTCGTTGGCACAAATAACGTTGACAATTGTTCACGCTATTGCCAGTCCCCGGCGACAATGGGACTTTGGAGAACGGTAGGTTACGGTGGCGACTCCGGTAGTATCACTGATATTGAGAAGGCTGAATTGGTGATTATAACAGGATCGAATACGGCGGAAGCCCATCCGGTGCTTGCCACGCGAGTCAAACGTGCCCAAAAACTTCATGGGCAAAAAGTAATCGTTGCCGATATGCGCAAGCATGAAATGGCCGCTCGCGCCGATCAATTCGTTCAGCCGGCTGGGGGATCAGACCTTGTCTGGATTTCAGCGGTTACTAAATATATCATCGATCAAGGCTGGCATGACCAAGCGTTTTTGAATGAGCATGTTAATGGCTTGGAAGATTATATTAAAAGCCTTGAACCGTATACGCTTGAATATGCCGAAGAAGTTACGGGCTTAACAAAAGAAGAAATGATTGACATCGCGACATCCATTCACAACGCGGAGACGACCTGCTTTCTTTGGGCGATGGGCATCACCCAACACGGCGGTGGTTCCGATACGAGCACAGCAATCTCCAACTTGATGCTCGTCTCCGGGAATTACATGAAACCGGGCGCGGGAACTTATCCATTGCGCGGGCATAACAACGTGCAAGGCGCCAGTGATTTTGGCAGCATGCCCGATCGTTTCCCTGGGTATGAATATGTCACGGACAAAGACGCCCGCGAGCGCTACGAGAAAGGCTGGGGCGTTGATCTTCCTGCCCAACCGGGGCTGAATAACCATGAAATGGTGGATGCCATCCATGACGGAAATCTCAACGTATTATATTTAAAAGGCGAGGATATGGGTATCGTTGATTCCAATGCCAATTATGTGCAATCAGCGTTAGAAAAACTCGATTTCTTCGTCGTCCAAGATCTCTTTTTGTCAAGAACAGCGGAGTTTGCCGATGTTGTGCTCCCGGCTTCCCCGAGCTTTGAAAAAGAGGGCACGTTCACCAATACGGAACGCCGTTTTCAGCGTTTGTATCAAGTGTTCGAGCCACTTGGCGAGTCGAAACCGGATTGGGAAATTATTATGGAGATTGCCAATCGCATGGGTGCAGACTGGAAATTTGAGCATCCCAGCGAGATTATGGACGAAGCCGCCTCCCTCGCCCCGTTGTTTGCAGGTGTCAGGTACGATCGTCTGGAAGGGTATAACAGCCAGCAATGGCCGGTAGCCGAAGACGGCACGGATACGCCGCTTTTGTTCGAAAAAGAGTTTCCATTTCCCGACGGTAAGGCGAGACTCTATCCTGTTGAATGGACAAAGCCGCTTGAGTTTGGCGACGAGTATGACCTCCATGTCAACAATGGACGCTTACTCGAGCACTTCCACGAAGGCAATATGACGTATAAGTCTGAAGGGATTACGAAAAAGACACCAAGTGTGTTCTTGGAGGTCTCACCCGAACTTGCAAAAGAACGCGGACTTGAAGACGGAACGGTAGTGCGTTTAACGTCGCCTTATGGAAACGTCAAAGTCTCTTGTATTGTGACCGATCGCGTAAAAGGCAAAGAAATATACTTGCCGATGAATGACGCCGGTGAAGGGGCTATCAACTACTTGACGAGTAGCCATGCCGATAAGGATACGGATACCCCGGCTTATAAAGAGGTTTCTGCAAAAATGGAAGTTCTTCAACCGAAGGGCGATAGTCCATTGCCGAACATCAATCATCGAAACGGCAATCCACAACCGCAAATCGGGGTAGACGTTGAACAAAAATGGAAGCGCAAAGATTACACCTTCCCGGGTGACCTCGTGAAAGAAAGGAGGTCCCAATTTAATGGCTAA
- a CDS encoding IS110 family RNA-guided transposase, producing MRMFVGLDVSSFDMKVCVLDQEGDQLSVFTVSNDWPGAQVLKERLLELLADTEVDILKIGLESTSVYSFHPSMFLHDDDDLKPYGAQVFVINPKQIANFKKSFADMNKTDEIDAFVIADYMRFGRNQMSVVKESQYVALQQLTRSRYHLTKAMTKEKQHFLQHLEYKCNTFSKEVDSSVFGHAMMELFLEKYSLDELAQLPLEDLARFLQEKGRNRFPDPEAVAASIQKAVRSSYRLDKVVEDSIDVLLGTSIELIRSFQKQIKAIDQSITRIMKGLTQTLESIPGIGPVFAAGIIAELGQIDRFPDETKIAKYAGLYWRKHQSGRFTAEDTSLTRQGNHYLRYYLVEAANSVRRQIPEYQVFYQKKYQEVPKHQHKRALVLTARKLVRLVDALLRKNQLFTPERGVNL from the coding sequence ATGCGAATGTTTGTCGGGCTTGACGTTAGCTCGTTTGATATGAAAGTGTGTGTGCTTGATCAAGAAGGTGATCAGCTTTCGGTTTTTACGGTTTCCAATGACTGGCCGGGTGCCCAGGTGCTCAAAGAACGGTTGCTCGAGCTCTTGGCCGATACAGAGGTTGACATCCTAAAGATCGGTCTGGAGTCCACATCCGTCTACAGTTTTCATCCATCCATGTTCTTGCATGATGACGATGATTTAAAACCCTATGGCGCCCAAGTCTTTGTGATCAATCCGAAGCAGATCGCCAACTTTAAAAAGAGCTTCGCAGACATGAACAAGACCGATGAGATTGACGCCTTTGTGATCGCCGATTATATGCGTTTCGGGCGCAATCAGATGTCCGTTGTCAAAGAAAGCCAATACGTGGCTCTCCAGCAGTTGACACGTTCGCGTTATCACTTGACCAAAGCGATGACGAAAGAGAAACAACACTTCTTGCAGCACTTGGAGTATAAATGCAACACCTTTTCCAAAGAAGTGGATTCATCGGTGTTTGGCCATGCTATGATGGAACTCTTTCTTGAAAAATACAGCCTGGATGAACTTGCCCAGCTTCCGCTTGAGGACCTGGCTCGGTTTCTTCAAGAGAAAGGGAGAAATCGTTTTCCCGATCCGGAAGCTGTCGCCGCATCCATCCAGAAAGCCGTCCGTTCATCGTACCGATTGGACAAAGTGGTCGAAGATTCCATCGATGTACTTTTAGGAACGTCCATTGAGCTCATTCGTTCCTTCCAAAAGCAAATCAAGGCGATCGATCAGTCCATTACTCGAATCATGAAAGGACTGACGCAGACGCTGGAATCAATCCCGGGCATTGGTCCGGTCTTCGCCGCAGGCATCATTGCCGAACTCGGTCAGATTGACCGGTTTCCCGATGAAACAAAAATAGCTAAATATGCGGGACTGTACTGGCGAAAACACCAGTCCGGGCGGTTTACCGCCGAAGATACTTCACTGACACGTCAAGGGAACCATTATTTGCGTTATTACCTCGTTGAAGCCGCCAACTCGGTACGAAGGCAAATTCCGGAATACCAAGTCTTTTATCAGAAGAAGTATCAAGAAGTCCCGAAACATCAACACAAACGTGCACTCGTGCTCACGGCAAGAAAACTCGTGCGATTGGTGGATGCGCTGCTACGCAAAAACCAACTCTTTACGCCAGAAAGGGGCGTGAACCTCTGA
- a CDS encoding DUF1641 domain-containing protein, which yields MAKATRVIHRMEPSEEELRQRDWKEIESVLLENKEVVADTFELMKGLQDWEVFNTLNALHREGDAVLERLVTAMDNADTTQSMQNMLLMFSVLGKLDMEEVEPLVLKMNTAISQVAEYEHYGKEGGGYPALLRSMKDPEVIEGMNVLMTFLKGFGANQEHREKLEDRDAKLQHESEKAVAGTRVSRRSTSSSNKWYVAVAGVSLLALPFIFKKQGS from the coding sequence ATGGCTAAAGCGACCAGAGTCATCCATCGCATGGAACCAAGTGAAGAAGAATTGCGTCAGCGTGATTGGAAAGAAATCGAAAGCGTCCTTCTGGAAAATAAGGAAGTAGTTGCCGATACGTTTGAACTTATGAAGGGGCTACAGGATTGGGAAGTATTCAATACACTAAATGCGCTTCATAGAGAAGGAGACGCGGTTCTTGAGAGACTTGTAACGGCGATGGATAATGCGGATACGACACAATCGATGCAAAATATGCTTCTCATGTTCAGTGTGCTCGGAAAGCTCGATATGGAGGAAGTCGAACCGCTCGTTTTGAAGATGAATACAGCTATTTCCCAAGTGGCTGAATACGAACATTATGGAAAAGAAGGCGGCGGGTATCCCGCCCTCCTTCGCTCCATGAAAGATCCGGAAGTGATTGAAGGTATGAACGTGCTTATGACATTCCTCAAGGGATTCGGGGCCAATCAGGAACATAGGGAAAAATTGGAGGATCGAGACGCCAAGCTTCAACACGAGTCGGAAAAAGCAGTGGCCGGAACCCGTGTGTCCCGTCGTTCGACTTCTTCATCCAACAAATGGTATGTTGCCGTAGCGGGCGTATCTTTGCTTGCATTGCCTTTTATTTTCAAAAAGCAAGGATCGTGA
- a CDS encoding acetylornithine deacetylase produces the protein MEALIQQVEEREDELISLLSDLIAFRTPAPPARNTEGIQNRIAEKLRSIGFEVDQWEVYPGDPNVVGSKKGTEPSNFNSLILNGHVDVASVEEDEDWETAPFKAAVRDRMLHGRGAADMKGGVAACLFALQLLHENNVELPGDVLLQSVIGEEVGEAGTKQCCERGYSADFALVADTSDCEIHGQGGVVTGWVTVKSPTTHHDGTRHRMVHAGGGLRAASAIEKMNKLITALQELERDWAVNKSYPGFAPGTNTINPAVIEGGRHAAFVADECRLWITVHFYPDENAASVAKEIEDHLLATAKADLWMKNHPPTFEWGGASMIEERGEVFPSFSIDEEHLAVDDLKEAHEKVFSQPARISMSPSVNDGGWLAEAGISTVCYGPGKLEHAHAVNEQMDIDQLLDYTKTLLCFIVKWCNHPKTCGNMSSSKSQ, from the coding sequence ATGGAAGCGCTTATTCAACAAGTGGAAGAGCGTGAGGATGAGCTTATCAGCTTGCTTTCGGACTTAATCGCGTTTCGCACGCCCGCGCCCCCGGCCCGAAACACGGAGGGCATTCAAAACCGCATCGCCGAAAAACTTCGGTCCATAGGTTTTGAGGTAGACCAATGGGAAGTTTATCCCGGGGATCCGAATGTTGTTGGCTCGAAAAAAGGCACTGAACCAAGTAACTTTAACAGTTTGATATTAAACGGGCACGTAGACGTAGCTTCCGTGGAAGAGGATGAAGACTGGGAAACAGCTCCGTTTAAAGCAGCCGTACGAGACCGAATGCTTCACGGGCGCGGTGCAGCGGACATGAAAGGAGGAGTAGCCGCCTGTCTGTTCGCGCTTCAGCTGTTGCATGAAAACAACGTTGAACTCCCCGGCGATGTGTTGTTGCAATCCGTGATCGGTGAGGAAGTCGGAGAAGCCGGCACAAAACAGTGTTGCGAACGCGGATACAGCGCAGATTTCGCCCTCGTTGCCGACACGAGTGATTGCGAGATTCACGGGCAAGGCGGTGTAGTCACGGGTTGGGTAACGGTTAAAAGTCCCACAACCCATCATGACGGGACGCGCCATCGTATGGTGCACGCCGGCGGTGGTTTGCGCGCGGCAAGTGCCATCGAAAAAATGAACAAACTGATTACCGCTCTACAAGAATTGGAACGCGATTGGGCCGTTAACAAATCCTATCCTGGCTTTGCCCCAGGGACAAACACCATTAACCCGGCGGTTATTGAAGGCGGACGTCACGCCGCTTTTGTGGCAGACGAATGCCGGCTCTGGATCACCGTTCATTTTTATCCAGATGAAAATGCAGCCTCCGTAGCAAAAGAAATCGAAGACCATCTGCTGGCAACGGCAAAAGCGGATCTCTGGATGAAAAATCATCCCCCAACGTTTGAATGGGGCGGCGCTTCGATGATTGAAGAGCGCGGCGAGGTATTTCCTTCTTTTTCTATTGATGAAGAACACCTTGCTGTCGATGACTTGAAGGAAGCGCATGAAAAGGTTTTTTCACAACCGGCAAGAATATCCATGTCCCCATCCGTCAATGACGGCGGTTGGCTCGCCGAAGCCGGCATCTCCACGGTATGCTACGGTCCCGGTAAATTGGAACATGCACATGCCGTTAATGAACAAATGGATATCGATCAATTGCTGGACTACACGAAAACACTGCTCTGCTTCATCGTAAAGTGGTGCAACCACCCAAAGACCTGCGGTAATATGTCAAGTTCAAAATCACAGTAA
- a CDS encoding uroporphyrinogen-III synthase, which produces MRHLEGKHIALTASRKTEEMQTLLHKQGATSDVRSMQGTVRQDKETVTHQMKEDLDCEVSWFIFTTGMGVTTLLAYANEAGIEDDFLRKIKSSRVAARGYKTVAALKKIGADVDVRSGDGTTAGLKKQLEAIRFSGERVVIQQYGTSSPVLENFFVDQDADIQTWLPYIHYAPEKEAVDVFIQELVDEKYDAVCFTSGLQVKSLFGRVGVIGERERLLALFENRMIATAVGKVTAEALHEEGLQRVVSPTTERMGAMIVELGRYVAEK; this is translated from the coding sequence ATGAGACATTTAGAAGGGAAGCACATAGCCTTAACGGCATCACGCAAAACCGAGGAAATGCAGACGCTTTTACATAAACAAGGGGCGACAAGTGATGTACGTTCGATGCAAGGGACAGTAAGGCAAGACAAGGAAACCGTCACCCATCAAATGAAAGAAGATCTGGACTGTGAAGTCAGCTGGTTTATTTTTACAACGGGGATGGGAGTCACTACGCTTTTGGCGTATGCGAACGAAGCGGGGATCGAGGATGATTTTTTAAGAAAAATAAAATCGTCCCGTGTAGCTGCACGCGGGTATAAAACGGTTGCGGCATTAAAAAAAATAGGGGCGGACGTGGACGTACGTTCAGGTGATGGAACAACCGCGGGGTTGAAGAAGCAGCTGGAAGCTATTCGTTTTTCCGGAGAACGCGTAGTTATTCAGCAATACGGCACATCTTCTCCGGTACTGGAGAACTTTTTCGTTGATCAGGATGCAGACATTCAAACGTGGCTGCCTTACATTCATTATGCTCCGGAAAAAGAAGCGGTGGATGTATTTATCCAAGAGTTGGTTGATGAAAAATACGATGCGGTGTGCTTTACGAGTGGATTGCAAGTGAAATCGTTATTTGGCCGAGTGGGTGTCATAGGAGAACGTGAGCGATTATTAGCGCTTTTTGAGAATCGGATGATTGCAACCGCGGTCGGCAAAGTAACCGCGGAGGCGCTCCATGAAGAAGGACTGCAACGTGTCGTTTCGCCAACAACCGAGCGGATGGGCGCGATGATTGTTGAACTCGGACGGTATGTGGCGGAAAAATAA